A genomic stretch from Microcebus murinus isolate Inina chromosome 19, M.murinus_Inina_mat1.0, whole genome shotgun sequence includes:
- the PKMYT1 gene encoding membrane-associated tyrosine- and threonine-specific cdc2-inhibitory kinase: MPVPTEGTPPPLSGTPVPVPAYFRHAEPGFSLKRPGGLSRSLPPRPPAKGSIPISRLFPPRTPGWHQSQPRRVSFRGEASETLQSPGYDPRRPESFFQQNFQRLSRLGHGSYGEVFKVRSKEDGRLYAVKRSMSPFRGPKDRARKLAEVGGHEKVGQHPRCVRLERAWEESGILYLQTELCGPSLQQHCEAWGASLPEAQVWGYLRDALLALAHLHGQGLVHLDVKPANIFLGPRGRCKLGDFGLLVELGTTGASDAQEGDPRYMAPELLQGSYGTASDVFSLGLTILEVACNMELPHGGEGWQQLRQGYLPPEFTAGLSAELRSVLVMMLEPDPKLRATAEALLALPVLRQPRPWSVLWYMAAEALSRGWALWQALLTLLCWLWHGLAHPASWLQPPGPPATPPGSPPGSPPSSLLLDSSLSSNWDDSSTGPSLSPEAILARAGSTSTPRSRYTPRVALDLSDIDSEPPRGSFPSFEPRNLLSLFEDSLDPT, from the exons ATGCCTGTGCCCACGGAGGGCACCCCGCCACCCCTGAGCGGCACTCCTGTCCCAGTCCCAGCCTACTTCCGCCATGCAGAACCTGGCTTCTCTCTCAAGAGGCCTGGAGGGCTCAGCCGGagcctcccgccccggcctcctgCCAAGGGCAGCATCCCCATCAGCCGCCTCTTCCCTCCTCGGACCCCAGGCTGGCACCAGTCCCAGCCCCGGAGGGTGTCGTTCCGGGGTGAGGCTTCAGAGACCCTGCAGAGCCCCGGGTATGACCCAAGGAGGCCAGAGTCCTTCTTCCAGCAGAATTTCCAGAGGCTCAGCCGCCTGGGCCATGGCTCCTACGGAGAGGTCTTCAAG GTGCGCTCCAAGGAAGACGGCCGGCTCTATGCTGTAAAGCGCTCCATGTCACCATTCCGGGGTCCCAAGGACCGTGCCCGAAAGTTGGCAGAGGTAGGCGGCCACGAGAAGGTGGGGCAGCACCCTCGATGCGTGCGGCTGGAGCGCGCCTGGGAGGAGAGCGGCATCCTGTACCTGCAGACGGAGCTGTGCGGGCCCAGCCTGCAGCAGCACTGTGAGGCCTGGGGCGCCAGCCTGCCCGAAGCCCAGGTCTGGGGCTACCTGCGGGACGCTCTGCTCGCCCTGGCCCACCTGCACGGCCAAGGCCTGGTCCACCTTGATGTCAAGCCCGCCAACATCTTCCTGGGGCCCCGGGGCCGCTGCAAGCTGGGTGACTTCGGGCTGCTGGTGGAGCTGGGTACAACGGGGGCCAGCGACGCCCAGGAGGGAGACCCTCGCTACATGGCCCCTGAGCTGCTGCAGGGCTCCTATGGGACAGCGTCGGACGTATTCAG TCTGGGTCTCACCATCCTGGAAGTGGCATGCAACATGGAGCTGCCCCATGGTGGGGAAGGCTGGCAGCAGCTGCGCCAGGGCTACCTGCCCCCCGAGTTCACTGCCG GTCTGTCTGCTGAGCTGCGCTCTGTCCTCGTCATGATGTTGGAGCCAGACCCCAAGCTGCGGGCCACAGCCGAGGCCCTGCTGGCCCTGCCCGTGCTCAGGCAGCCGCGGCCCTGGAGCGTCCTGTGGTACATGGCTGCTGAGGCCTTGAGTCGAGGCTGGGCCCTGTGGCAG GCCCTGCTCACCCTGCTGTGCTGGCTCTGGCATGGGCTGGCTCACCCTGCCAGCTGGCTGCAGCCACCGGGCCCGCCAGCCACGCCGCCTGGCTCCCCGCCCGGCTCCCCgccctccagcctcctcctggaCAGCAGCCTTTCCAGCAACTGGGACGACAGCAGCACAGG GCCCTCACTCTCCCCGGAGGCCATCCTGGCACGGGCAGGGAGCACCTCCACGCCCCGGAGCAGGTACACACCCAG ggtTGCCCTGGACCTCAGTGACATCGACTCAGAGCCTCCCCGgggctccttcccctcctttgAGCCTCGGAACCTCCTCAGCCTCTTTGAGGACTCCCTAGACCCAACCTGA